One stretch of Pseudomonas sp. NC02 DNA includes these proteins:
- a CDS encoding phosphocholine-specific phospholipase C, translating into MPTLTRRTLLQAAAIGSAYTLLPDSIRQALAIPANNRTGTLMDVEHVVILMQENRSFDHYFGTLPGVRGFSDRFTIPLPGGHRVWEQQGVGRRILPYHLDSSRGNAQRVSGTPHSWVDEHAAWSSGRMNAWPTFKTPTSMGYYREQEVPFQFALANTFTLCDAYHCSVHAGTNPNRLFHWTGTNGPTGANVAAVVNEWDGPGAVGVGYTWKTYPERLEEAGVSWKVYQYLPDNFGDNPLAGFRQFRAASVAAGNPAVPPKDFKDFVPYSDQLNARVPLYKGNGNTLPAVSGSDLESIIQGFRKDVNDGRLPQVSWLVAPADYSEHPGPSSPVQGGWFTQEILKALTANPDVWSKTVLLVNYDENDGFFDHVPSPSAPSKRLDGSFAGKSTVKFDSEIFTHPAPPGSSQQPAPDGGVYGPGPRVPMLVLSPWSRGGWVNSQAFDHTSVLQFLEKRFHVREPNISAWRRAVCGDLTSAFNFVNPNTETLPPLHTISRQAADSLRQRQEQLPQVALPTVGQQQAPFQARMARPSRALPYQLNVEGSVDRRASSVSLDFFNNGEQGVVFHVYDRLHLDEVPRRYTVEAGKHLSDTWQVAGAYKLWLLGPNGFHRSFKGHLQRREPELSLAYHGDTLLLTLVNPGKRAASITIERCPYTKQGPWLLEIAGGSTVQRTFSCQPNGGWYDFKLRDEHGWVRRVAGRIETGAHSISDPLMGKRV; encoded by the coding sequence ATGCCGACTCTTACACGCAGAACGTTGTTGCAAGCAGCTGCCATCGGATCCGCCTACACCCTGTTGCCCGACTCCATTCGCCAGGCCCTGGCGATCCCCGCCAACAACCGCACCGGCACCCTCATGGACGTCGAACATGTGGTGATCCTGATGCAGGAAAACCGCTCCTTCGATCACTACTTCGGCACCTTGCCGGGTGTGCGCGGGTTCAGTGACCGCTTCACTATTCCACTGCCGGGCGGGCACCGGGTGTGGGAGCAGCAGGGCGTTGGGCGGCGGATCCTGCCCTATCACCTGGACAGCTCCCGTGGCAACGCGCAGCGGGTCAGCGGCACGCCGCATTCCTGGGTCGACGAGCACGCCGCCTGGAGCAGCGGCCGGATGAACGCCTGGCCAACGTTCAAGACACCCACCTCGATGGGTTACTACCGTGAGCAGGAAGTGCCGTTCCAGTTCGCCCTGGCCAACACCTTTACCCTGTGCGACGCCTACCACTGTTCGGTACACGCAGGTACCAATCCCAATCGGCTGTTCCACTGGACCGGCACCAACGGCCCGACCGGTGCGAATGTGGCGGCGGTGGTCAACGAATGGGACGGCCCCGGCGCGGTGGGCGTGGGCTACACCTGGAAAACCTATCCCGAGCGCCTGGAAGAAGCGGGTGTGAGCTGGAAGGTTTACCAGTACCTGCCGGATAACTTTGGCGACAACCCCTTGGCCGGGTTTCGCCAGTTTCGTGCGGCCAGCGTCGCGGCCGGCAACCCCGCCGTGCCACCGAAAGACTTCAAGGATTTTGTGCCCTACAGCGATCAATTGAACGCCCGCGTGCCGTTGTACAAAGGCAATGGCAACACCCTGCCGGCGGTCAGCGGCAGCGACCTGGAATCGATCATCCAGGGCTTTCGCAAGGACGTGAACGACGGGCGCCTGCCACAGGTGAGCTGGCTGGTGGCGCCGGCCGATTACTCCGAACACCCCGGGCCTTCCAGCCCGGTGCAAGGCGGCTGGTTCACCCAGGAAATCCTCAAGGCACTGACCGCCAACCCGGACGTGTGGAGCAAGACGGTGCTGCTGGTCAACTACGATGAAAACGACGGTTTCTTCGACCACGTGCCGTCGCCGTCAGCCCCGTCCAAACGCCTGGATGGCAGCTTTGCCGGCAAGTCCACGGTGAAGTTCGACAGCGAGATTTTTACCCACCCGGCACCGCCCGGCTCTAGCCAGCAACCCGCGCCGGACGGCGGGGTGTACGGGCCCGGGCCGCGAGTGCCAATGCTGGTGCTGTCGCCGTGGAGCCGTGGTGGCTGGGTCAATTCCCAGGCGTTTGATCACACCTCCGTGCTGCAATTTCTGGAGAAGCGTTTCCACGTGCGCGAACCCAATATCAGCGCCTGGCGCCGGGCGGTGTGCGGCGACCTCACCTCGGCCTTCAACTTCGTCAACCCCAACACCGAGACCCTGCCGCCGCTGCACACCATCAGCCGCCAGGCCGCCGACTCCCTGCGTCAACGCCAGGAGCAACTGCCCCAGGTTGCCCTGCCGACGGTGGGCCAGCAACAGGCGCCGTTCCAGGCGCGAATGGCGCGGCCATCCCGGGCGCTGCCGTACCAGTTGAACGTTGAAGGCTCGGTTGACCGTCGCGCCAGTTCGGTGAGCCTGGACTTCTTCAACAATGGCGAACAGGGCGTGGTCTTCCACGTCTACGACCGCCTGCACCTGGACGAGGTACCGCGCCGCTACACGGTGGAAGCCGGCAAACACCTCAGTGACACCTGGCAAGTGGCGGGCGCCTACAAGCTCTGGCTGTTGGGGCCGAATGGGTTCCACCGTTCGTTCAAGGGGCACCTGCAGCGTCGCGAGCCGGAGTTATCCCTGGCGTATCACGGTGACACCTTGCTGCTGACCCTGGTCAACCCCGGCAAGCGTGCGGCCTCAATCACCATCGAGCGTTGCCCTTACACCAAGCAGGGGCCGTGGCTGCTGGAGATTGCGGGCGGCAGTACCGTGCAACGCACGTTCTCCTGCCAGCCCAATGGAGGCTGGTATGACTTCAAGCTACGTGACGAGCATGGTTGGGTTCGGCGGGTGGCGGGGCGGATCGAGACGGGGGCGCATAGCATCAGTGATCCGTTGATGGGCAAGCGTGTGTGA
- the xylF gene encoding D-xylose ABC transporter substrate-binding protein produces MKHLKTVLLTSVLALLSNSVMADAAHPKIGFSIDDLRLERWARDRDYFTAAAEQLGAKVYVQSADANEQRQISQIENLISRGVDVIVIVPFNATVLNNVVAEAKKAGVKVLSYDRLILNADIDAYISFDNEKVGEMQAQGVLNAQPKGNYFLLGGAPTDNNAKILRQGQMKVLQPSIDKGDIKIVGQQWVKEWNPTEALSIVENALTANSNKIDGIVASNDATAGGAIQALAAQKLAGKVPVSGQDADLAAIKRVIAGTQTMTVYKPLKLLASEAAKLSVQLVRDEKPAYNSQYDNGSKQVSSILLKPTALTKDNVNVLEEDGFYTKAQIAGQ; encoded by the coding sequence ATGAAACACCTGAAAACCGTCTTGCTCACCAGCGTTCTGGCACTGCTTTCCAATTCGGTCATGGCCGACGCGGCCCATCCGAAAATCGGCTTTTCCATCGACGACCTGCGCCTTGAACGCTGGGCCCGCGACCGCGATTATTTCACCGCCGCCGCCGAGCAGTTGGGCGCCAAGGTCTATGTGCAATCGGCAGACGCCAACGAACAGCGGCAGATCTCGCAGATTGAAAACCTGATCTCCCGGGGCGTCGACGTGATTGTGATCGTGCCGTTCAATGCCACGGTGCTGAACAACGTGGTGGCCGAGGCCAAGAAAGCCGGGGTGAAAGTGCTGTCCTACGACCGGCTGATTTTGAATGCCGATATCGACGCCTACATCTCCTTCGATAACGAAAAGGTCGGCGAGATGCAGGCCCAGGGCGTGTTGAACGCGCAGCCTAAAGGCAATTACTTCCTGCTGGGCGGCGCACCTACCGACAACAACGCGAAGATCCTGCGCCAGGGCCAGATGAAGGTGCTGCAGCCTTCGATCGACAAGGGCGACATCAAGATTGTCGGCCAGCAATGGGTCAAGGAATGGAACCCCACCGAAGCCCTGAGCATTGTCGAAAACGCCCTGACCGCCAACAGCAATAAGATCGACGGCATCGTCGCCTCCAACGACGCCACCGCCGGCGGCGCGATCCAGGCCCTGGCGGCACAAAAACTCGCGGGCAAGGTGCCGGTCTCGGGCCAGGATGCCGACCTCGCCGCGATCAAGCGCGTGATCGCCGGCACCCAGACCATGACCGTCTACAAGCCCCTGAAGCTGCTGGCGTCCGAGGCGGCCAAGCTCTCGGTGCAACTGGTGCGTGACGAGAAACCGGCCTACAACTCGCAGTACGACAACGGCAGCAAACAGGTGTCGAGCATCCTGCTCAAGCCGACCGCGTTGACCAAGGACAACGTCAACGTGCTGGAAGAAGACGGGTTCTACACCAAAGCGCAAATCGCCGGGCAGTAA
- a CDS encoding DNA-binding transcriptional regulator, with amino-acid sequence MKTVPPVHRIALLFNGNKIYDRGIITGIGNYLSSTRVSWDLFLEEDFVCRLKGIERWHGDGIIADFDDPAMGPALAGVHVPVVAVGGSYEDERAYPRHTPYVATDNFALIKLAYEHLIEAGLTRFACFSLPEADINRWAQEREKAFRRLLERDGLPVEVYRGLGTSAPLWDSAVEQQIAWLHSLPKPIGIIAVSDARARQLLQACLTAGIPVPEQVALIGIDNDPLTRTLTRVPLSSVIQGTEKMGRTAARLLHQMLHGMPSAGSQILVPPEAVNVQTSSLHQPLGHPYVMQALHFIRQYACQGIKTAQVANYVGVSRSSLEAHFRSELNRSVHDEILRFKLAAAVSSLENTRAAIADIAYDCGFKSAQYLHTVFKREFGCTPREYQVGQVERDSSDVISLSP; translated from the coding sequence GTGAAAACTGTCCCGCCTGTGCACCGGATTGCCCTGCTGTTCAATGGCAACAAGATCTATGATCGCGGCATCATCACCGGGATCGGCAACTACCTGAGCAGTACGCGGGTGTCGTGGGATCTGTTCCTGGAAGAGGACTTCGTCTGCCGGCTCAAGGGTATCGAGCGCTGGCATGGCGATGGGATCATTGCCGACTTCGACGACCCGGCGATGGGCCCCGCGTTGGCGGGTGTGCATGTGCCGGTGGTGGCGGTGGGCGGGTCTTATGAGGATGAGCGGGCTTACCCACGGCATACTCCGTACGTGGCCACTGACAATTTTGCTTTGATCAAGCTGGCCTATGAACACCTGATCGAAGCCGGGCTGACGCGCTTTGCCTGTTTCAGCCTGCCTGAAGCCGATATCAACCGTTGGGCCCAGGAGCGCGAAAAAGCCTTCCGCCGCCTGCTGGAGCGCGATGGCTTGCCTGTGGAGGTGTATCGCGGGCTCGGCACCAGCGCGCCGCTGTGGGACTCGGCGGTGGAGCAACAAATTGCCTGGTTGCACAGCCTGCCCAAACCCATCGGCATCATCGCGGTCAGCGACGCCCGTGCCCGCCAGTTGCTGCAGGCCTGCCTCACCGCCGGCATCCCGGTGCCGGAGCAAGTGGCACTGATCGGCATCGACAACGACCCCTTGACCCGCACCCTGACCCGCGTGCCGCTGAGCTCGGTGATCCAGGGCACTGAAAAAATGGGCCGCACCGCCGCGCGCCTGCTGCACCAGATGCTGCACGGCATGCCTTCGGCAGGCAGCCAGATCCTGGTGCCGCCGGAAGCGGTCAACGTGCAGACCTCAAGCCTGCACCAACCCCTCGGCCATCCCTACGTGATGCAAGCGCTGCATTTCATTCGCCAGTACGCCTGCCAGGGCATCAAGACCGCCCAGGTCGCCAACTACGTCGGCGTGTCGCGGTCGTCCCTGGAAGCGCATTTTCGCAGTGAACTGAACCGCAGCGTCCACGATGAAATCCTGCGCTTCAAACTCGCGGCTGCGGTTTCCAGCCTGGAAAATACCAGGGCCGCGATTGCGGATATTGCCTATGACTGCGGGTTCAAATCCGCCCAGTACCTGCACACGGTGTTCAAGCGCGAGTTCGGGTGTACGCCGAGGGAGTACCAGGTGGGGCAGGTCGAGCGCGATTCGAGCGATGTCATTTCTTTGTCGCCTTGA
- the xylA gene encoding xylose isomerase, protein MPYFPAVEKILYEGPDSDSPLAFRHYDANKLILGKPMREHLRMAACYWHNFVWPGSDMFGSGTFQRPWQQPGEALQVARGKAEAAFEFFSKLGIDYYSFHDTDVAPEGASLAEYRDNFARMVDQLEGHQEQTGIRLLWGTANCFSNPRFAAGAASNPNPEVFAYAAAQVFSAMNATHRLKGSSYVLWGGREGYETLLNTDLKREREQLGRFMRMVVEHKYKIGFTGELFIEPKPQEPTKHQYDYDSATVFGFLHQFGLEKEIKVNIEANHATLAGHSFHHEIATAASLGIFGSIDANRGDPQNGWDTDQFPNSVEELTLVTYEVLKAGGFKGGGYNFDSKVRRQSLDEVDLFHGHVAAMDVLALSLERAAAMVQNDALEQFKAQRYAGWDQSFGRAVLGGDFSLASLAEHAFSHHLNPQAVSGRQEMLEGVVNRFIYP, encoded by the coding sequence ATGCCCTACTTTCCCGCGGTCGAAAAAATCCTCTATGAAGGCCCCGATAGCGACTCTCCCCTGGCCTTCCGGCACTACGATGCAAACAAGCTGATCCTCGGCAAACCGATGCGCGAGCACCTGCGGATGGCCGCGTGTTACTGGCACAACTTCGTCTGGCCCGGCAGTGACATGTTCGGCTCCGGCACCTTCCAGCGGCCCTGGCAGCAACCAGGGGAAGCCCTGCAAGTGGCACGCGGCAAGGCCGAAGCGGCGTTCGAGTTTTTCTCCAAGCTGGGCATCGACTACTACAGCTTCCACGACACCGACGTGGCCCCCGAAGGCGCAAGCCTGGCGGAGTACCGCGACAACTTTGCGCGGATGGTCGACCAGCTCGAAGGCCATCAGGAACAGACCGGTATCCGGCTGCTGTGGGGCACTGCCAACTGCTTCAGCAACCCGCGCTTTGCCGCCGGCGCCGCCAGTAACCCGAACCCGGAAGTGTTTGCCTATGCGGCGGCCCAGGTATTCAGCGCGATGAATGCCACCCACCGTCTCAAGGGCTCCAGCTATGTGTTGTGGGGCGGCCGCGAAGGCTACGAGACCCTGCTCAATACCGACCTCAAGCGCGAGCGCGAGCAACTCGGGCGGTTCATGCGCATGGTGGTCGAGCACAAATACAAGATCGGCTTCACCGGCGAGCTGTTTATCGAGCCCAAGCCACAGGAGCCCACCAAGCACCAATACGACTACGACAGCGCCACCGTGTTTGGCTTCCTGCATCAGTTCGGCCTGGAGAAAGAGATCAAGGTCAACATCGAGGCCAACCATGCCACCCTCGCCGGCCACAGCTTTCACCATGAGATCGCCACCGCCGCGTCCCTGGGCATTTTCGGCAGCATCGACGCCAACCGTGGCGACCCGCAGAACGGCTGGGACACCGACCAGTTCCCCAACAGCGTCGAGGAGCTGACCCTGGTCACCTACGAGGTACTCAAGGCCGGTGGCTTCAAGGGAGGTGGCTACAACTTCGACTCCAAGGTACGCCGCCAAAGCCTCGACGAAGTGGACCTGTTCCATGGCCACGTGGCCGCAATGGACGTGCTGGCGCTGTCCCTGGAACGTGCCGCCGCCATGGTGCAGAACGACGCCCTCGAACAGTTCAAGGCCCAGCGGTATGCCGGCTGGGACCAATCCTTCGGGCGTGCCGTGCTTGGCGGCGACTTCAGCCTGGCGTCGCTGGCCGAGCATGCCTTCAGCCACCATCTGAACCCACAAGCCGTGAGTGGCCGCCAGGAGATGCTCGAAGGCGTAGTGAATCGCTTTATCTACCCATGA
- the xylG gene encoding D-xylose ABC transporter ATP-binding protein yields the protein MSDYLLEMNNIVKTFGGVKALNGIDIKVKPGECVGLCGENGAGKSTLMKVLSAVYPHGTWDGEILWDGQPLRAHSIAETEACGIVIIHQELTLVPDLSVAENIFMGHELTLPGGRMNYPAMMHRAEALMRELKVPDMNVALPVSQYGGGYQQLVEIAKALNKQARLLILDEPSSALTRSEIEVLLDIIRGLKAKGVACVYISHKLDEVSAICDTIAVIRDGKHIATTAMAEMDVSRIITQMVGREMSNLYPTEPHAVGEVLFEARNITCHDVDNPSRKRVDNVSFSLRRGEILGIAGLVGAGRTELVSALFGSYPGRYQGEVWLDGKPIDTRTPLKSIRAGLCMVPEDRKRQGIVPDLGVGQNITLAVLDRFSHLTRIDAEAELGSIEQEIKRMHLKTANPFLPITSLSGGNQQKAVLAKMLLTKPRVLILDEPTRGVDVGAKYEIYKLMGALAAEGVSIIMVSSELAEVLGVSDRVLVIGEGQLRGDFINQGLTQEQVLAAALSQPNGHDNNNDRKSA from the coding sequence ATGTCCGACTACCTGCTGGAAATGAACAACATCGTCAAGACCTTCGGCGGCGTCAAAGCCCTGAATGGCATCGACATCAAGGTAAAACCCGGGGAATGCGTAGGGTTGTGCGGCGAGAACGGCGCCGGCAAATCGACCCTGATGAAAGTGCTGTCGGCGGTGTATCCCCACGGCACCTGGGACGGCGAAATCCTTTGGGACGGCCAGCCGTTGCGCGCCCACTCCATCGCCGAAACCGAAGCCTGCGGCATCGTGATCATCCATCAGGAACTGACCCTGGTACCCGACCTCTCGGTGGCCGAAAACATCTTCATGGGCCACGAGCTGACACTGCCCGGCGGGCGCATGAACTACCCCGCCATGATGCACCGTGCCGAAGCCCTGATGCGCGAGCTGAAAGTGCCGGACATGAACGTCGCCCTGCCCGTTTCGCAATACGGCGGCGGCTACCAGCAACTGGTGGAAATCGCCAAGGCCCTGAACAAGCAGGCGCGCCTGCTGATCCTCGACGAACCCTCCTCGGCGCTGACCCGCTCGGAAATCGAGGTGCTGCTGGACATCATCCGTGGGCTCAAGGCCAAGGGCGTCGCCTGCGTGTACATCTCCCACAAGCTCGATGAGGTCTCGGCCATCTGCGACACCATCGCGGTGATCCGCGACGGCAAACACATCGCGACCACGGCCATGGCCGAGATGGACGTGTCGCGCATCATCACGCAGATGGTCGGCCGTGAGATGAGCAACCTCTACCCCACCGAACCCCATGCGGTCGGCGAGGTGCTGTTCGAGGCGCGCAACATCACCTGCCACGACGTCGATAATCCGAGCCGCAAGCGGGTGGACAATGTCTCGTTCAGCCTGCGCCGTGGCGAAATCCTCGGCATCGCCGGGCTGGTGGGCGCCGGCCGCACGGAACTGGTGTCGGCGCTGTTCGGCAGCTACCCCGGGCGCTACCAAGGCGAGGTATGGCTGGATGGCAAACCGATTGATACACGCACGCCGCTGAAGTCGATTCGCGCCGGGCTGTGCATGGTCCCGGAAGACCGCAAGCGCCAGGGCATCGTCCCGGACCTGGGCGTTGGGCAAAACATCACCCTGGCGGTGCTGGACCGTTTCTCGCACCTGACGCGCATCGATGCCGAGGCGGAACTGGGCAGCATCGAGCAGGAAATCAAGCGCATGCACCTGAAGACGGCAAACCCGTTCCTGCCGATCACCAGCCTCTCCGGCGGCAACCAGCAGAAGGCCGTACTGGCCAAGATGCTCCTGACCAAACCCCGGGTGCTGATCCTCGACGAACCGACCCGTGGCGTGGACGTGGGCGCCAAATATGAGATCTACAAATTGATGGGCGCGCTGGCGGCCGAAGGCGTGTCGATCATCATGGTGTCCTCGGAGCTGGCCGAGGTGCTGGGGGTCTCCGACCGGGTGCTGGTGATCGGCGAGGGCCAGTTGCGCGGCGACTTCATCAACCAGGGCCTGACCCAGGAACAGGTGCTCGCCGCCGCCCTCAGCCAACCGAACGGGCATGACAATAATAATGATCGGAAGTCCGCGTAA
- a CDS encoding sugar ABC transporter permease, with amino-acid sequence MNQVKQLFTRYKMLALLIAVVLIWVFFSWQTEGGFLTPRNLSNLLRQMSITGILACGMVLVIISGEIDLSVGSMLGLLGGVAAILDVVYHIPLPLNLAIVALCGLLIGLGNGYMTAYLRIPSFIVGLGGMLAFRGVLLGITGGTTIAPVSPQLVYIGQGYLPTVVGVILGVLLFGLAIFLTWRQRHNRALHGLALPSMLRDSVRVVLIGFVLAGFVYTLNSYDGIPVPVLLLLVLLGVFSYVTSQTVFGRRIYSVGSNMEATRLSGINVQAVKLWIFGIMGVMCALAGLVNTARLAAGSPSAGNMGELDAIAACFIGGTSMRGGSGTVYGALLGALVISSLDNGMSMLDVDSYWQMIVKGSILVLAVWVDVSTRTGRR; translated from the coding sequence ATGAACCAGGTCAAACAGCTCTTCACCCGCTACAAAATGCTCGCCCTGTTGATCGCCGTGGTGCTGATCTGGGTGTTTTTCAGCTGGCAGACCGAAGGCGGTTTCCTGACCCCGCGCAACCTGTCGAACCTGCTGCGGCAGATGTCCATTACCGGCATCCTGGCCTGCGGCATGGTGCTGGTGATCATCAGCGGCGAGATCGACCTGTCGGTGGGCTCGATGCTCGGTTTGCTCGGCGGCGTCGCGGCGATCCTGGATGTGGTTTATCACATTCCCCTGCCGCTGAACCTGGCCATCGTCGCCCTCTGTGGCTTGCTGATTGGCCTGGGCAACGGCTACATGACCGCGTACCTGCGCATCCCCTCCTTCATCGTCGGCCTGGGCGGCATGCTCGCGTTTCGCGGGGTGCTGCTGGGCATTACCGGCGGCACCACGATTGCACCGGTTTCGCCACAACTGGTGTACATCGGCCAGGGTTACCTGCCGACGGTGGTCGGGGTGATTCTCGGCGTGCTGCTGTTCGGGCTGGCGATATTCCTGACCTGGCGCCAACGCCACAACCGCGCCCTGCACGGCTTGGCGCTGCCGTCGATGCTGCGCGACAGCGTGCGCGTGGTGTTGATCGGTTTCGTGCTGGCCGGCTTCGTCTACACCCTCAACAGCTACGACGGCATTCCCGTGCCGGTGCTGCTGCTTCTGGTGCTGCTGGGGGTGTTCAGCTACGTCACCAGCCAGACCGTCTTTGGCCGGCGCATCTACTCGGTGGGCAGCAACATGGAAGCCACACGCCTGTCGGGAATCAACGTGCAGGCGGTCAAACTGTGGATCTTCGGGATCATGGGCGTGATGTGCGCCCTCGCCGGGCTGGTCAACACCGCGCGCCTGGCGGCCGGTTCACCCTCGGCGGGCAACATGGGCGAACTGGATGCTATCGCGGCGTGCTTTATCGGCGGTACATCGATGCGCGGCGGTTCGGGCACGGTGTACGGCGCCCTGCTCGGCGCACTGGTGATCAGCAGCCTGGACAACGGCATGTCGATGCTCGACGTGGACAGCTACTGGCAGATGATCGTCAAGGGCAGCATCCTGGTGCTGGCGGTGTGGGTGGATGTGAGTACACGGACGGGGCGTCGCTGA
- a CDS encoding amidase: MIEVTEVSIAQLRTALESGQTTAVELVEAYLARIDAYDAPTTATALNAVVVRNPQALEEARASDARRTSGTTLGPFDGIPYTAKDSYLVKGLTAASGSPAFANLVAYRDAFTIERLRATGAICLGKTNMPPMANGGMQRGVYGRAESPYNADYLTAPFASGSSNGAGTATAASFAAFGLAEETWSSGRGPASNNGLCAYTPSRGVISVRGNWPLTPTMDVVVPYARTMADLLEVLDVVVAEDPDTRGDLWRMQPWVPIPGVASVRPQSYADLAATGDALAGKRFGVPRMYINADPEAGTSDAPGIGGPTGQPIKTRASVIELWEAARKALEAAGAEVVEVDFPLVSNCEGDRPGAPKVFTRGLVSKEFLHDELWELSAWAFDDFLRANGDPALNRLADVDGPKIFPHDPGTLPNREDDLAAGMDEYVRMAERGITPWDRISTVPDGLRGLEQTRRIDLEDWMDNLGLDAVIFPTVADVGPADADVNPASADIAWSNGVWVANGNLAIRHLGVPTVTVPMGVMADIGMPVGLTFAGRAYDDSALLRLASAYESTGSKRLVPPRTPALVARQD; the protein is encoded by the coding sequence GTGATCGAAGTAACCGAAGTTTCCATTGCCCAGCTGCGCACTGCGCTCGAATCCGGCCAGACCACGGCGGTTGAACTGGTCGAGGCTTACCTCGCCAGGATCGACGCCTACGACGCCCCCACGACTGCCACCGCGCTCAACGCGGTGGTGGTGCGCAACCCGCAAGCGCTGGAGGAAGCCCGGGCATCCGACGCACGCCGGACCAGCGGCACAACCCTGGGCCCGTTCGACGGCATTCCCTACACGGCCAAAGACAGCTACCTGGTCAAGGGCCTCACCGCCGCTTCCGGCAGCCCGGCTTTCGCGAACCTGGTTGCCTACCGCGATGCGTTCACCATCGAGCGACTGCGGGCAACAGGCGCCATTTGCCTGGGCAAGACCAACATGCCGCCGATGGCCAACGGCGGCATGCAGCGCGGCGTATATGGCCGGGCCGAGAGCCCGTACAACGCCGACTACCTCACCGCACCGTTCGCCTCGGGCTCCTCCAACGGCGCCGGCACGGCCACTGCGGCGAGCTTCGCGGCGTTTGGCCTGGCGGAAGAAACCTGGTCCAGCGGGCGCGGCCCGGCGTCCAACAATGGCCTGTGTGCCTACACCCCGTCCCGTGGCGTGATCTCGGTGCGCGGCAACTGGCCGCTGACCCCGACCATGGACGTGGTCGTGCCTTACGCCCGGACCATGGCCGACCTGCTTGAAGTGCTCGACGTCGTGGTCGCAGAAGACCCCGACACACGCGGCGACCTGTGGCGGATGCAACCCTGGGTGCCAATCCCCGGCGTCGCCTCGGTACGCCCGCAGTCCTACGCAGACCTGGCCGCGACCGGCGATGCACTCGCTGGCAAACGCTTCGGCGTGCCGCGCATGTACATCAATGCCGACCCCGAGGCAGGCACCAGCGACGCCCCGGGAATCGGCGGCCCTACTGGCCAGCCAATCAAAACCCGGGCCTCGGTGATCGAGCTTTGGGAAGCTGCGCGCAAGGCACTTGAAGCCGCCGGCGCAGAAGTGGTCGAGGTGGATTTCCCGCTGGTCTCCAATTGCGAAGGCGATCGCCCGGGCGCACCGAAAGTGTTTACCCGAGGCCTGGTCTCCAAGGAATTCCTCCACGATGAATTGTGGGAACTGTCGGCCTGGGCGTTCGATGATTTCCTGCGGGCCAACGGCGACCCTGCGCTGAACCGCCTGGCGGATGTCGACGGCCCGAAGATCTTCCCCCACGACCCCGGCACCCTGCCCAACCGCGAAGACGACCTGGCCGCCGGCATGGACGAATACGTGCGCATGGCCGAGCGCGGCATCACGCCGTGGGACAGGATCAGCACCGTGCCCGACGGCCTGCGCGGCCTGGAACAGACACGACGCATCGACCTTGAAGACTGGATGGATAACCTGGGGCTGGATGCGGTGATTTTTCCGACAGTCGCCGACGTAGGTCCGGCGGATGCGGATGTGAATCCCGCGTCGGCGGATATCGCCTGGAGCAACGGAGTGTGGGTCGCCAACGGCAACCTCGCCATCCGCCATTTGGGCGTGCCGACAGTGACGGTGCCCATGGGCGTCATGGCCGACATCGGCATGCCGGTGGGGCTGACATTTGCCGGCCGGGCGTATGACGATTCGGCGCTGCTGCGATTGGCATCGGCCTATGAGTCGACGGGCAGCAAGCGCCTGGTGCCGCCGCGCACGCCGGCGCTGGTGGCTCGTCAGGACTGA